The proteins below are encoded in one region of Sphaerodactylus townsendi isolate TG3544 linkage group LG06, MPM_Stown_v2.3, whole genome shotgun sequence:
- the ATF4 gene encoding cyclic AMP-dependent transcription factor ATF-4 → MSLSNTEMMLGDFLSPFNQPCLVADEESLGLLDDYLEVAKNLGSHGFSSNKAKVGYSNWLTVDSLNDATDNSQEDAFSGMDWMVEKMDLKEFDFDTLLSIDDLEATVFPDELTATLEDTCEPFDPSIPESPNKETPLTEEPVIQSPTTPPGADQVAPLTPLLPFPLSPESLISPADHSFSLELGSEVDVLEGDRKTEAQIVLVVIPKCEKEEEVHSDNDSGIGMSPSYLGTPQQSPTTSISSLSDGQSVIALHNSYVRTKPYDIPAEKVVSPKVKGEKRIDKKLKKMEQNKTAATRYRQKKRAEQEALSGECSELEQKNETLRKKADSLSKEIQYLKDLMEEVRKAKNKKVKVPE, encoded by the exons ATGAGCCTCTCAAACACAGAGATGATGCTGGGGGACTTTTTGTCCCCCTTCAACCAGCCGTGTTTGGTGGCTGATGAAGAAAGTCTGGGACTCCTAGATGACTACCTGGAGGTGGCCAAGAACCTCGGTTCGCATGGGTTCTCCAGCAACAAGGCTAAAGTGGGATACTCCAATTGGCTGACTGTGGATAGTTTGAACGATGCCACAGACAACAGCCAGG AGGATGCCTTCTCTGGCATGGATTGGATGGTGGAGAAGATGGATCTGAAAGAGTTTGACTTTGATACACTGTTAAGTATTGATGACCTTGAAGCCACCGTCTTCCCAGATGAACTCACAGCCACGTTGGAAGATACGTGTGAACCATTTGACCCTTCCATCCCAGAAAGTCCCAACAAAGAAACTCCACTGACAGAAGAACCAGTTATACAATCCCCCACAACCCCCCCTGGGGCAGACCAGGTGGCTCCACTAACTCCTTTGTTGCCATTTCCACTTTCCCCAGAGTCACTGATTTCCCCTGCAGACCATTCTTTTAGCTTAGAACTAGGCAGTGAAGTGGATGTTCTTGAAGGAGACAGGAAAACTGAAGCCCAAATTGTTCTAGTGGTAATTCCCAAGtgtgagaaagaggaagaagtccATTCTGACAATGACAGTGGCATAGGCATGAGCCCATCTTACTTGGGGACACCCCAGCAAAGTCCTACAACTTCCATTAGTTCCCTCAGTGATGGCCAGTCAGTTATAGCTTTGCATAACAGTTATGTGCGTACCAAGCCTTATGATATTCCTGCAGAAAAGGTAGTGTCCCCAAAGGTGAAGGGAGAAAAACGAATAGATAAGAAACTGAAGAAGATggagcaaaataaaacagcagctACACGCTATCGGCAGAAAAAAAGAGCAGAGCAGGAAGCTTTATCAGGAGAGTGCAGTGAACTGGAACAGAAGAATGAGACCCTgaggaagaaagcagattccttAAGTAAagaaattcagtatttgaaagatCTGATGGAAGAGGTCCGTAAGGCCAAGAATAAAAAAGTTAAAGTCCCAGAATAA